A section of the Arabiibacter massiliensis genome encodes:
- a CDS encoding MarR family transcriptional regulator — translation MNEAVQTLAQLKKASKLTRLAFHKNGPKSFKRGQGALLNALMREDGVTQRELVKVLGLDRSELKGIVKKAERNGYVTIEDVDAKRTYAVKLTDEGRAVAEKRIAANDKTAEDIVSCLTEEETAQLNALTEKLILSCKDKGVNGKKKGRKAHGCCCR, via the coding sequence ATGAACGAAGCAGTCCAGACGCTGGCCCAGCTGAAGAAGGCCAGCAAGCTCACCCGCCTCGCCTTCCACAAGAACGGTCCGAAGAGCTTCAAGCGGGGCCAAGGCGCGCTGCTCAACGCGCTCATGCGTGAAGACGGCGTCACCCAGCGCGAGCTGGTGAAGGTGCTCGGCCTCGACCGCAGCGAGCTCAAGGGTATCGTGAAGAAGGCCGAGCGCAACGGCTACGTCACCATCGAGGACGTCGATGCGAAGCGCACCTACGCGGTCAAGCTCACCGACGAGGGCCGCGCCGTGGCCGAGAAGCGCATCGCCGCGAACGACAAGACGGCCGAGGACATCGTGTCTTGCCTCACCGAAGAGGAGACGGCCCAGCTCAACGCGCTCACCGAGAAGCTCATCCTGTCGTGCAAGGACAAGGGCGTCAACGGCAAGAAGAAGGGTCGCAAAGCCCACGGCTGCTGCTGCCGCTAA
- a CDS encoding ATP-binding cassette domain-containing protein, translating into MEKAPLVELRDAVVRRAGRPILSVDSLALAEGERVAVLGPNGSGKSTLVKLITREVLPLHRDEAPVRFRGRARATLSEVKAALGVVSSSMQDQIAVHLPAVDVVAGGLYGLLGLPPRAAGADEARERALRTMSLLGVRDLADRDILTLSTGQARRVLIARALVHDPQTLVFDEPCTGLDPEGQYHVRASMRLLAREGKGIVLVTHYPEDIVPEIDRVVLLKDGAVFADGAKGGLLADETMSALFEVPLRVRRDVSAPPPGGDFDDAHEEEYFSLVSAYELLYTT; encoded by the coding sequence ATGGAGAAGGCGCCGCTCGTCGAGCTGCGCGACGCGGTGGTCAGGCGCGCGGGAAGGCCGATCCTGTCGGTGGATTCCCTCGCGCTGGCGGAGGGCGAGCGCGTCGCCGTCCTCGGCCCCAACGGGTCGGGCAAGTCGACGCTCGTCAAGCTCATCACGCGCGAGGTGCTCCCGCTTCACCGCGATGAGGCGCCGGTGCGCTTCAGGGGGCGCGCCCGCGCGACGCTTTCCGAGGTGAAGGCCGCCCTCGGCGTGGTGTCCTCGTCGATGCAGGACCAGATAGCCGTGCACCTGCCCGCCGTCGACGTGGTGGCGGGCGGCCTGTACGGCTTGCTCGGGCTGCCCCCGCGCGCGGCCGGCGCGGATGAGGCGCGCGAGCGGGCGCTTCGCACGATGTCCCTGCTCGGCGTGCGCGATCTGGCCGATCGCGACATCCTGACGCTCTCCACGGGGCAGGCGCGCCGCGTCCTCATCGCGCGGGCGCTCGTGCATGATCCGCAGACGCTCGTGTTCGACGAGCCCTGCACGGGCCTCGACCCCGAGGGGCAGTACCACGTGCGCGCCAGCATGCGCCTGCTCGCGCGCGAGGGCAAGGGCATCGTGCTGGTCACCCACTATCCGGAGGACATCGTCCCCGAGATCGACCGCGTCGTGCTGCTCAAGGACGGCGCGGTGTTCGCCGACGGCGCGAAGGGCGGCCTTCTGGCCGACGAGACGATGAGCGCGCTGTTCGAGGTGCCCCTGCGCGTCCGGCGCGACGTGTCGGCCCCGCCGCCCGGCGGCGATTTCGACGATGCTCATGAAGAGGAATATTTCTCGCTTGTGAGCGCTTATGAGCTGTTGTATACTACGTAG
- a CDS encoding LL-diaminopimelate aminotransferase, producing MRTAAFLNHMPPYLFAQIDAKRDALKAQGIDVISLGIGDPDTPTPPHIVDAMAKAIRNPANHQYPDYAGSSAYRAACADWMRNRFGVEVDPAAEVLALIGSKEGIAHLHTAFVDPGDWVLAPSIGYPVYSGGAMMQSANTYFMPMREEDGFLADFSQVPADVLAKAKIMFLGYPNNPTGACATEEYFDAAIAFCLEHDLLLAHDNAYCDICFDGYRAPSILERPRAKECCIEFFSLSKSYNMTGWRIAFACGNPTAVGALGTVKNNLDSGQFTAIQDAAIAALSGSQQCVADLCALYQHRRDVVVEALRAIGLECNAPKATIYVWAKVPAGETSASFATKLLEQAHVIVTPGSGYGPDGEGYVRISLTTPDDRLLEAARRIKEAMA from the coding sequence ATGAGAACCGCAGCATTCCTGAACCATATGCCCCCGTACCTGTTCGCCCAGATAGATGCCAAGCGCGACGCACTCAAGGCGCAGGGCATCGACGTCATCTCGCTGGGCATCGGCGACCCGGACACGCCCACGCCGCCGCACATCGTGGACGCCATGGCGAAGGCCATCCGCAACCCCGCGAACCACCAGTACCCCGACTACGCCGGCTCGTCCGCGTACCGCGCAGCGTGCGCCGACTGGATGCGCAACCGCTTCGGCGTGGAGGTGGACCCCGCTGCCGAGGTGCTCGCGCTCATCGGCAGCAAGGAGGGCATCGCGCACCTGCACACGGCGTTCGTCGACCCGGGCGACTGGGTGCTGGCGCCGTCCATCGGCTACCCGGTGTACTCCGGCGGCGCCATGATGCAGAGCGCGAACACCTACTTCATGCCCATGCGCGAGGAGGACGGCTTCCTCGCCGACTTCTCGCAGGTGCCCGCCGACGTGCTGGCGAAGGCGAAGATCATGTTTTTGGGCTACCCGAACAACCCCACCGGCGCCTGCGCCACCGAGGAGTACTTCGACGCCGCCATCGCGTTCTGCCTGGAGCACGACCTTCTGCTCGCGCACGACAACGCCTACTGCGACATCTGCTTCGACGGCTACCGCGCGCCCTCCATCCTGGAGCGGCCGCGCGCCAAGGAGTGCTGCATCGAGTTCTTCAGCCTATCGAAGTCCTACAACATGACCGGCTGGCGCATCGCCTTCGCGTGCGGCAATCCCACGGCGGTGGGGGCTCTCGGCACGGTGAAGAACAACCTGGACTCCGGCCAGTTCACCGCCATCCAGGACGCCGCCATCGCGGCGCTTTCCGGCTCGCAGCAGTGCGTGGCCGACCTGTGCGCGCTCTACCAGCACCGACGCGACGTGGTGGTGGAGGCCCTGCGCGCCATCGGCCTGGAGTGCAACGCTCCCAAGGCCACCATCTACGTGTGGGCGAAGGTACCCGCCGGCGAGACGAGCGCATCGTTCGCCACGAAGCTCTTGGAGCAGGCGCACGTCATCGTGACGCCGGGCAGCGGCTACGGCCCTGACGGCGAGGGCTACGTGCGCATCTCGCTCACCACCCCCGACGACCGCCTGCTGGAAGCCGCCCGCCGCATCAAGGAGGCCATGGCGTAA
- a CDS encoding glutamine amidotransferase family protein, whose amino-acid sequence MRQKAALREGDVRIPSGCAIAGIMDRRGARHDGRDILKSIALMHDRSNGLGGGFAAYGIYPEFAELHAFHIMYESKDARDRTEAYLDEHFVSEKQERIPTEPVKGIQDPPDIWRYFLAPHPVKLALSGLDEAEYTMQHVFRINADIPGAFVASSGKNMGAFKGVGYPEDIGAFYRIEDYRAWLWTAHGRFPTNTPGWWGGAHPFTLLNWSIVHNGEISSYDANRRYVEQFGYECALKTDTEVITYLFDLLVRRHGFSQQMAAHIMCASAWDEIDKMEPDRAAFETALRCVYSSALVNGPMSVILGSDEGLLALNDRLKLRALMAGEKGSMVYLASEQAAIEVVCPDVENVRSIEGGEPFVVQLEKEA is encoded by the coding sequence ATGAGGCAAAAGGCGGCACTACGCGAGGGCGACGTGCGCATACCCTCCGGATGCGCCATCGCCGGCATCATGGACAGACGCGGCGCGCGCCACGACGGAAGAGACATCCTAAAATCCATCGCGCTCATGCACGACCGCAGCAACGGCCTGGGCGGCGGGTTCGCGGCCTACGGCATCTACCCCGAGTTCGCCGAGCTGCACGCGTTCCATATCATGTACGAGAGCAAGGACGCGCGCGACCGCACGGAGGCGTACCTCGACGAGCACTTCGTGAGCGAGAAGCAGGAGCGCATCCCCACCGAGCCGGTGAAGGGCATCCAGGATCCGCCGGACATCTGGCGCTATTTCCTCGCGCCGCATCCGGTGAAGCTCGCCCTGAGCGGCCTCGACGAAGCCGAGTACACCATGCAGCACGTGTTCCGCATCAACGCGGACATCCCCGGCGCGTTCGTGGCGTCGTCCGGCAAGAACATGGGCGCGTTCAAGGGCGTCGGCTATCCCGAGGACATCGGCGCGTTCTACCGCATCGAGGACTATCGGGCGTGGCTGTGGACGGCGCATGGGCGCTTCCCCACCAACACGCCCGGCTGGTGGGGCGGGGCGCACCCGTTCACGCTGCTCAACTGGTCCATCGTGCACAACGGCGAGATATCCAGCTACGATGCGAACCGCCGCTACGTCGAGCAGTTCGGCTACGAATGCGCGCTCAAGACCGACACCGAGGTCATCACCTACCTGTTCGACCTGCTCGTGCGCCGCCACGGCTTCTCGCAGCAGATGGCCGCGCACATCATGTGCGCGAGCGCATGGGACGAGATCGATAAGATGGAGCCGGACAGGGCCGCGTTCGAGACGGCGCTGCGCTGCGTGTATTCGAGCGCGCTGGTGAACGGCCCGATGTCGGTGATCCTCGGATCGGACGAGGGGCTGCTCGCGCTCAACGACCGCCTGAAGCTGCGCGCCCTCATGGCCGGCGAGAAGGGCAGCATGGTGTATCTGGCCTCGGAGCAGGCCGCCATCGAGGTCGTGTGCCCCGACGTGGAGAACGTGCGCTCCATCGAAGGCGGCGAGCCTTTCGTCGTCCAGCTTGAGAAGGAGGCGTGA
- a CDS encoding CTP synthase has protein sequence MAKHIFVTGGVVSSLGKGITAASLGHLLKARGYRVTMQKMDPYLNVDPGTMSPFQHGEVFVTEDGHEGDLDLGHYERFIDENLSRESNFTQGSIYRSLIARERRGDFLGGTVQVIPHVTEAIKERLRRIAEQSGADIVISEIGGTIGDIESLPFIEAARQFKKERPAGDVLFVHVTLVPYIAAAHEVKTKPTQHSVKELRSLGVQPDFIVCRSDHEITDPVREKIALFCDVRPEEVLACVDAPSIYEVPLMLHDQRFDELALARLGLEECEADLAPLSSFVAAANACAGEVRIAVVGKYVSLPDAYLSVVEALGHAGVAHGRHVDVRLVDGEEIDDGNVAEVLADADGILVPGGFGERAFEGKIAAVRFARETGVPFLGICLGLQAAVCEFARHVAGMPGATSAEFDAEAAFPVIDLMPEQEDVEDKGGTMRLGAYPCRVLPGTRAFEAYDEEVIYERHRHRYEVNNAFRDALQDAGLTVSGVSPDGRLVEMVELAGHPWFVASQGHPEFKSRPTLAAAIARRG, from the coding sequence ATGGCAAAGCACATTTTCGTGACCGGCGGCGTCGTTTCGTCGCTTGGCAAGGGCATTACCGCGGCCTCGCTCGGCCACCTGCTGAAAGCGCGCGGCTATCGCGTGACCATGCAGAAGATGGATCCCTATCTCAACGTGGATCCCGGCACCATGAGCCCGTTCCAGCACGGCGAGGTGTTCGTGACCGAGGACGGCCATGAGGGCGACCTGGACCTCGGGCATTACGAGCGCTTCATCGACGAGAACCTCTCGCGCGAGTCCAACTTCACGCAGGGTTCCATCTACCGCTCGCTCATCGCGCGCGAGCGGCGCGGCGACTTCCTCGGCGGCACGGTGCAGGTGATCCCGCACGTCACCGAGGCCATCAAGGAGCGCTTGCGCCGCATCGCCGAGCAGTCGGGCGCCGACATCGTCATCTCCGAGATCGGCGGCACCATCGGCGACATCGAGTCGCTGCCGTTCATCGAGGCCGCGCGGCAGTTCAAGAAGGAGCGGCCCGCCGGCGACGTGCTGTTCGTGCACGTGACGCTGGTGCCCTACATCGCCGCCGCCCACGAGGTGAAGACGAAGCCCACGCAGCACTCGGTGAAGGAGCTGAGGTCGCTCGGCGTGCAGCCGGACTTCATCGTGTGCCGCAGCGACCACGAGATAACCGACCCCGTGCGCGAGAAGATCGCGCTGTTCTGCGACGTGCGTCCCGAAGAGGTGCTGGCCTGCGTGGATGCGCCCTCCATCTACGAGGTGCCGCTCATGCTGCACGACCAGCGCTTCGATGAGCTGGCCCTCGCTCGCCTGGGGCTCGAGGAGTGCGAGGCCGACCTCGCGCCGCTGAGCTCGTTCGTCGCGGCCGCGAACGCCTGCGCGGGCGAGGTGCGCATCGCCGTGGTGGGCAAGTATGTGAGCCTGCCCGACGCGTACCTGTCCGTGGTGGAGGCGCTCGGTCACGCGGGCGTGGCGCACGGCCGCCATGTGGATGTGCGCCTGGTGGACGGCGAGGAGATCGACGACGGGAACGTGGCCGAGGTGCTGGCCGACGCCGACGGCATCCTCGTGCCGGGCGGGTTCGGCGAGCGCGCCTTCGAGGGCAAGATAGCCGCCGTGCGCTTCGCGCGCGAGACGGGCGTGCCGTTTTTGGGCATCTGCCTGGGGCTCCAGGCCGCCGTGTGCGAGTTCGCCCGACACGTGGCCGGCATGCCGGGCGCCACGTCGGCCGAGTTCGACGCCGAGGCCGCCTTTCCCGTGATCGACCTCATGCCCGAGCAGGAGGACGTGGAGGACAAGGGCGGTACCATGCGCCTGGGCGCGTACCCCTGCCGTGTGCTGCCGGGCACGCGGGCCTTCGAGGCCTACGACGAAGAGGTGATCTACGAGCGGCATCGCCATCGCTACGAGGTGAACAACGCGTTCCGCGACGCGCTGCAGGACGCCGGACTCACGGTGTCGGGCGTGTCTCCCGACGGCCGGCTCGTCGAGATGGTGGAGCTGGCGGGGCATCCCTGGTTCGTAGCCAGCCAAGGCCACCCCGAGTTCAAAAGCCGCCCCACCCTCGCCGCCGCCATCGCCAGACGGGGATGA
- a CDS encoding glutamate synthase, with translation MEKTASVTLGTEHFTEANETVREALERADTVEVREAFAQRYLGCAMPAGKTLKIHGVPGNDMACYLDGGRIEVFGNAQDQVGNTMNDGCIVVHGRCGDAAGYGMRGGQIFVRDGCGWRVGIHMKQFEDKRPAIVIGGDAGSFLGEYLAGGVIVLLGKPGKHLAIGMHGGVIYLRNRIADEDVAPGLVQEPADEADRAVLRRLLRRYNDFFAGDLGSGIDESGEGFFRLRPASSRPYASMYAN, from the coding sequence ATGGAAAAGACGGCTTCCGTGACGCTCGGCACCGAGCATTTCACCGAGGCGAATGAAACGGTGCGGGAGGCGCTTGAACGGGCCGACACGGTGGAGGTTCGCGAGGCGTTCGCCCAACGCTACCTGGGCTGCGCGATGCCGGCGGGCAAGACGCTCAAGATCCACGGCGTTCCCGGCAACGACATGGCGTGCTACCTGGACGGCGGCCGCATCGAGGTGTTCGGCAACGCGCAGGACCAGGTGGGCAACACCATGAATGACGGCTGCATCGTGGTGCATGGGCGCTGCGGCGACGCGGCGGGCTACGGCATGCGCGGCGGGCAGATCTTCGTGCGCGACGGCTGCGGCTGGCGCGTGGGCATCCATATGAAGCAGTTCGAGGACAAGCGCCCCGCCATCGTCATCGGCGGCGACGCGGGCAGCTTCCTCGGGGAGTACCTGGCGGGCGGCGTCATCGTGCTTTTGGGCAAGCCGGGGAAGCATCTGGCCATCGGCATGCACGGCGGCGTCATCTACTTGAGGAACCGCATCGCCGACGAGGACGTGGCCCCGGGGCTCGTGCAGGAGCCGGCAGACGAGGCCGACCGCGCCGTGCTGCGCCGACTGCTTCGCCGTTACAACGACTTCTTCGCCGGCGACCTGGGCTCCGGCATCGACGAGAGCGGCGAGGGCTTCTTCCGCCTGCGCCCCGCCAGCTCCCGCCCCTACGCCAGCATGTACGCCAACTGA
- the dapF gene encoding diaminopimelate epimerase, translated as MRQRLEFVKMHGLGNDFVMLDGLARAIELDPHQVKRLCDRHFGVGADGVIVVQPSTRPECAAYMHYINADGTLAQMCGNGVRCFAKFLVDRGYVAAEDGRLVADTLAGPRPLSFTVDGEGKMACATVDMGRPVLEPARVPVSAPSDAAAPFGEPYVGSLELESSWGPFAFTCVSMGNPHAVCFLEEVDLDAFDVDEVGAFFEAHPAFPEKTNVEFAVVGPRGISMRVYERGCGETLACGTGACATAVAACLTGRAGCESDVLLRGGTLHVAWGDDGHVMMTGPAAESFAGTVNV; from the coding sequence ATGCGCCAGAGGCTCGAGTTCGTCAAGATGCACGGCCTGGGGAACGACTTCGTCATGCTCGACGGCCTAGCCAGGGCTATCGAGCTTGATCCCCACCAGGTGAAACGCCTCTGCGATCGCCACTTCGGGGTGGGTGCCGACGGCGTGATCGTGGTGCAGCCGTCCACGCGTCCCGAGTGCGCGGCCTACATGCACTACATCAATGCCGATGGCACGCTCGCGCAGATGTGCGGCAACGGCGTGCGCTGCTTCGCGAAGTTCCTGGTGGATCGCGGGTACGTTGCGGCCGAGGACGGCAGGCTGGTGGCCGACACGCTCGCCGGCCCGCGCCCCCTCTCGTTTACGGTGGACGGCGAGGGGAAGATGGCCTGCGCCACCGTGGATATGGGACGCCCCGTGCTCGAGCCCGCGCGGGTGCCGGTGAGCGCCCCGTCCGATGCGGCGGCGCCGTTCGGCGAGCCGTACGTGGGCTCGCTCGAGCTTGAGTCGTCGTGGGGGCCCTTCGCGTTCACCTGCGTTTCCATGGGCAACCCGCACGCGGTGTGCTTCCTCGAGGAGGTGGATCTCGACGCGTTCGACGTGGACGAGGTGGGCGCGTTCTTCGAGGCGCACCCCGCCTTCCCCGAGAAGACCAACGTGGAGTTCGCCGTCGTGGGTCCGCGCGGCATCTCGATGCGCGTGTACGAGCGCGGCTGCGGTGAGACGCTGGCCTGCGGCACGGGCGCGTGCGCGACGGCCGTGGCCGCCTGCCTCACCGGCCGGGCCGGCTGCGAGAGCGACGTGCTGCTGCGCGGCGGAACGCTGCATGTGGCCTGGGGCGACGACGGCCATGTGATGATGACGGGACCCGCCGCCGAAAGCTTCGCGGGCACCGTGAACGTGTGA
- a CDS encoding glutamate synthase-related protein produces MLDYLLPRYKVLRDADLCVQCGVCERSCANEVHKADEGLGRVTANHRACVNCQRCVVMCPVGALAITHWPQVGNGSTNWTLGAMQDIAKQAQTGAVLLSSMGNPQPYPLYWDHLLLNASQVTNPSIDPLREPMETRVFLGSRPDVLKVDERALTVKTKMPPQIKLDVPLMFSAMSFGSISLGAQKALAMAAEELGTYFNTGEGGLHKDLERYGKHAIVQVASGRFGVDAHYLNAGAMIEIKIGQGAKPGIGGHLPGEKINEEVSQTRMIPRGTDAISPAPHHDIYSIEDLRQLVFSLKEATRYTKPVAVKIAAVHNAAAIASGMARAGADVIVVDGFRGGTGAAPTRIRDNVGIPIELALASVDKRLRDEGIRSKVSLVAAGSIRNSADVVRAVALGADAVYCASAALIAMGCHQCQDCASGRCNWGIATQRPELVKRLNPEIAAERVVNLVRAWNHEIQEMMGGMGINAIDSLRGNRLMLRGIGLTDKELEVLGVKHAGE; encoded by the coding sequence ATGCTCGATTACCTGCTTCCCCGCTACAAGGTGCTGCGCGATGCCGACCTGTGCGTCCAGTGCGGCGTGTGCGAACGCTCATGCGCCAACGAGGTGCACAAGGCGGATGAAGGGCTCGGCCGCGTCACCGCCAACCACCGCGCGTGCGTGAACTGCCAGCGCTGCGTGGTCATGTGCCCTGTCGGCGCGCTGGCCATCACGCACTGGCCCCAGGTGGGCAACGGCTCGACCAACTGGACGCTCGGCGCCATGCAGGACATCGCCAAGCAGGCGCAGACCGGCGCCGTGCTGCTGTCCTCGATGGGCAATCCGCAGCCCTACCCCCTCTACTGGGACCATCTGCTGCTGAACGCGAGCCAGGTGACGAACCCCTCCATCGACCCTTTGCGCGAGCCCATGGAGACGCGCGTGTTCCTGGGCAGCCGGCCCGACGTGCTCAAGGTGGACGAGCGCGCCCTCACGGTGAAGACGAAGATGCCGCCGCAGATCAAGCTCGACGTGCCCCTCATGTTCTCGGCCATGAGCTTCGGCTCCATCTCGCTGGGCGCGCAGAAGGCGCTCGCCATGGCGGCCGAGGAGCTGGGCACCTACTTCAACACCGGCGAAGGCGGCCTGCACAAGGACCTCGAGCGCTACGGGAAGCATGCCATTGTGCAGGTGGCCAGCGGCCGCTTCGGCGTGGACGCGCATTACCTGAACGCCGGCGCCATGATCGAGATCAAGATAGGCCAGGGCGCCAAGCCCGGCATTGGCGGGCACCTGCCGGGCGAGAAGATCAACGAGGAGGTGTCGCAGACCCGCATGATCCCGCGCGGTACCGACGCCATCTCGCCCGCGCCGCATCATGACATCTACTCCATCGAGGACCTGCGCCAGCTCGTGTTCTCTCTCAAGGAGGCCACGCGCTACACCAAGCCCGTGGCCGTGAAGATCGCCGCCGTCCACAACGCTGCCGCAATCGCCAGCGGCATGGCCCGGGCCGGCGCGGACGTCATCGTGGTCGACGGCTTCCGCGGCGGCACGGGCGCGGCGCCCACGCGCATCCGCGACAACGTGGGCATCCCCATCGAGCTCGCGCTGGCCTCCGTAGACAAGCGCCTGCGCGACGAGGGCATCCGCTCGAAGGTGAGCCTGGTTGCCGCCGGATCCATCCGCAACTCGGCGGACGTGGTGCGCGCGGTGGCGCTCGGGGCCGACGCCGTGTACTGCGCGAGCGCCGCGCTCATCGCGATGGGGTGCCACCAGTGCCAGGACTGCGCGAGCGGCCGCTGCAACTGGGGCATCGCCACGCAGCGCCCCGAGCTGGTCAAGCGCCTCAATCCCGAGATAGCCGCCGAGCGCGTGGTGAACCTCGTGCGAGCGTGGAACCATGAGATCCAGGAGATGATGGGCGGCATGGGCATCAACGCCATCGACAGCCTGCGGGGCAACCGCCTCATGCTGCGCGGCATCGGGCTCACCGACAAGGAGCTCGAGGTGCTCGGCGTGAAGCACGCGGGAGAGTGA
- a CDS encoding glutamine synthetase III gives MAKVSEIYGSMVFNEHTMQERLPSATYKSLLKTIKEGKQLDIEVANVVAHAMKEWAIEKGATHYTHWFQPLSGITSEKHDSFLDPCGDGRAIMSFSGKELIQGEPDASSFPSGGLRATFEARGYTAWDPTSYAFIKDEVLCIPTAFCSYTGEALDKKTPLLRSMSAIDEQAKRVLALFGETAPRVVTTVGSEQEYFLISEKDYAKHQDLIMTGRTLFGYPPCKGQELEEHYFGAIRPSVNEFMKELDDELWKIGVSAKTKHNEVAPAQHELAPIFTNSNRAIDENLLTMEKMRLLASHYGLVCLQHEKPFEGINGSGKHNNWSISAGKTNLLDPGETPMDNLRFLVFLTGVIQAVDDYQELLRMSVASAGNDHRLGANEAPPAIISIFLGDELGAIVDALVDGHEYTSADKVAMDLGVAVLPNFLKDNTDRNRTSPFAFTGNKFEFRMPGSAVNLSDCNMILNTAMAKSLKEFADAMEGKEGPEFEAAAIAYIKDVLAKHQRIIFNGNGYSEEWPVEAELRGLANHRTTADALPCYVAPESIALFEEFGVLTEPEVRSRYEVKLEKYNKLINIEARTMKRMVRRAYLPAINAYAAEVAGNIGIVKAACAAADVDQQEALLEKLLAGVKEIDAHLQALDEAHHANVVIEDEQQRADDNAHHVLPLMDELRAAVDAMEIIVDRDHWPVPTYNDMLFYV, from the coding sequence ATGGCGAAGGTTTCGGAGATCTACGGCTCGATGGTGTTCAACGAGCACACGATGCAGGAGCGGCTCCCGTCCGCGACGTACAAGAGCCTGCTCAAGACCATCAAGGAAGGCAAGCAGCTCGATATCGAGGTGGCCAACGTCGTGGCGCACGCCATGAAGGAATGGGCCATCGAGAAGGGCGCCACGCACTACACGCACTGGTTCCAGCCTTTGAGCGGCATCACGTCGGAGAAGCACGACAGCTTCCTCGACCCCTGCGGCGACGGCCGCGCCATCATGAGCTTCTCCGGGAAAGAGCTGATCCAGGGCGAGCCCGACGCCTCAAGCTTCCCCTCCGGCGGCCTGCGTGCCACCTTCGAGGCCCGCGGCTACACGGCCTGGGACCCCACGAGCTACGCGTTCATCAAGGACGAGGTGCTGTGCATCCCCACCGCCTTCTGCTCCTACACCGGCGAGGCGCTCGATAAGAAGACGCCGCTTCTGCGCTCCATGAGCGCCATCGACGAGCAGGCCAAGCGCGTACTCGCGCTCTTCGGCGAGACGGCCCCCCGCGTGGTCACCACCGTCGGCTCCGAGCAGGAGTACTTCCTCATCTCGGAGAAGGACTACGCCAAGCACCAGGACCTCATCATGACCGGCCGCACGCTGTTCGGCTACCCGCCGTGCAAGGGCCAGGAGCTCGAGGAGCACTACTTCGGCGCCATCCGCCCGTCGGTGAACGAGTTCATGAAGGAGCTCGACGACGAGTTGTGGAAGATCGGCGTGTCCGCCAAGACCAAGCACAACGAGGTGGCCCCCGCGCAGCACGAGCTGGCGCCCATCTTCACCAACAGCAACCGCGCCATCGACGAGAACCTGCTCACGATGGAGAAGATGCGCCTGCTGGCCAGCCATTACGGCCTGGTGTGCCTCCAGCATGAGAAGCCCTTCGAGGGCATCAACGGCTCGGGCAAGCATAACAACTGGTCCATCTCGGCCGGCAAGACGAACCTGCTCGACCCGGGCGAGACCCCCATGGACAACCTGCGCTTCCTCGTGTTCCTTACGGGCGTCATCCAGGCGGTGGACGATTACCAGGAGCTGCTGCGCATGTCCGTGGCCTCGGCCGGCAACGACCACCGCTTGGGCGCGAACGAGGCGCCGCCGGCCATCATCTCCATCTTCCTGGGCGATGAGCTGGGCGCCATCGTGGACGCCCTCGTCGACGGCCACGAGTACACCTCGGCCGACAAGGTGGCCATGGACCTGGGCGTGGCCGTGCTGCCCAACTTCCTCAAGGACAACACCGACCGCAACCGCACGAGCCCGTTCGCGTTCACGGGCAACAAGTTCGAGTTCCGCATGCCGGGCTCGGCGGTGAACCTGTCCGACTGCAACATGATCCTCAACACCGCCATGGCGAAGAGCTTGAAGGAGTTCGCCGACGCCATGGAGGGCAAGGAGGGCCCCGAGTTCGAAGCGGCCGCCATCGCGTACATCAAGGACGTCCTGGCCAAGCACCAGCGCATCATCTTCAACGGCAACGGCTACTCCGAGGAGTGGCCCGTGGAGGCCGAGCTCCGCGGGCTTGCGAACCATCGCACCACCGCCGACGCGCTGCCGTGCTACGTGGCCCCCGAGAGCATCGCGCTGTTCGAGGAGTTCGGCGTGCTCACCGAGCCGGAGGTGCGCAGCCGCTACGAGGTGAAGCTGGAGAAGTACAACAAGCTGATCAACATCGAGGCGCGCACGATGAAGCGCATGGTGCGCCGCGCCTACCTGCCCGCCATCAACGCCTACGCGGCCGAGGTGGCCGGCAATATCGGCATCGTCAAGGCCGCCTGCGCCGCAGCCGACGTGGATCAGCAGGAGGCGCTGCTGGAGAAGCTGCTGGCCGGCGTCAAGGAGATCGATGCGCACCTGCAGGCGCTCGACGAGGCGCATCACGCCAACGTCGTGATCGAAGACGAGCAGCAGCGCGCCGACGACAACGCGCACCACGTCCTGCCCCTCATGGACGAGCTCCGCGCCGCTGTCGACGCCATGGAGATCATCGTCGACCGCGACCACTGGCCCGTCCCCACCTACAACGACATGCTCTTCTACGTGTAA